Proteins found in one Candidatus Poribacteria bacterium genomic segment:
- a CDS encoding glutamyl-tRNA reductase — protein sequence MNHIVSIGTSHHIAPIEFRERLAFPEEQLIESHQHLRELDQVQEAVILSTCNRVEVYAVLNSVRTAEAAAKVLAEFLSRCHQIDMESLKKWTYLHHNLETIQHLFRVISSLDSMVVGESQILGQVKEAYDTSRAVDSTGTILNRLFTKAFSVGKRIRSETTITTGAVSISYAAVELAKKIFNTLEGKTVAIIGAGEMSELTAKHLVANGVSNVIVANRTYERAVKVAEKFNGTPLAYDSDLSFLIDADIVISSTNAPDYLIKRQPLANIMRKRKHRYMFLIDIAVPRDIEPDVNKLDHAFLYNIDDLEAVVASNLKDRQHEAIRAEQIVSEEAKRFYDQLQIFQVNPTIKALHQQFRQIADTELQACFYKTTLSDQQEEVITSMTQAIVKKLLHHPMQNLRGAVNDGDADHGQYVQALQELFALDVNDEEKKCITRS from the coding sequence ACCACATCGTCTCTATCGGAACCAGCCATCATATCGCCCCTATTGAATTCAGAGAAAGACTGGCGTTTCCCGAAGAACAACTCATTGAATCCCATCAGCATCTGCGCGAATTGGATCAGGTCCAAGAGGCAGTGATCCTCTCCACCTGTAACCGGGTAGAAGTCTATGCAGTCCTGAATTCAGTGCGGACTGCCGAGGCAGCTGCCAAAGTATTGGCTGAATTCCTCTCCCGATGCCATCAGATTGACATGGAATCGCTGAAGAAATGGACGTATCTTCACCATAACTTGGAGACAATCCAGCACCTCTTCAGAGTGATATCGAGTCTTGATTCCATGGTCGTTGGTGAGTCCCAAATACTGGGTCAAGTCAAGGAGGCTTACGACACCTCACGTGCAGTAGATAGCACGGGGACGATTCTCAATCGCCTTTTCACTAAAGCCTTCAGTGTTGGCAAACGCATCCGATCCGAAACAACAATCACCACCGGTGCTGTCTCCATCAGCTACGCCGCCGTTGAACTCGCCAAAAAGATTTTCAATACACTCGAAGGCAAAACTGTTGCGATTATCGGGGCAGGAGAGATGAGCGAACTCACCGCAAAGCACCTCGTTGCAAACGGCGTCTCCAATGTGATTGTCGCAAATCGGACTTATGAGCGAGCAGTCAAAGTCGCAGAGAAGTTTAATGGAACTCCTCTTGCCTACGACAGCGATCTCAGTTTCCTCATTGATGCCGATATTGTCATTAGTTCTACCAATGCCCCGGATTACCTCATCAAGCGACAGCCCCTCGCGAATATCATGCGGAAACGGAAGCACCGATATATGTTTCTCATCGACATCGCTGTCCCACGCGACATCGAGCCGGATGTGAACAAACTCGATCACGCATTCCTCTATAATATCGATGACTTGGAAGCCGTTGTCGCCTCAAACCTCAAAGACCGGCAGCATGAAGCGATTCGCGCAGAACAGATCGTCTCTGAAGAAGCCAAGCGGTTCTACGACCAATTGCAAATTTTTCAGGTCAATCCTACGATTAAAGCACTGCATCAGCAGTTTCGACAGATAGCCGACACCGAATTGCAAGCGTGTTTCTACAAAACAACACTCTCCGACCAGCAAGAGGAAGTTATCACCTCTATGACGCAGGCAATTGTCAAAAAACTGCTCCATCATCCAATGCAGAACCTACGCGGCGCTGTCAACGACGGCGACGCTGATCACGGGCAATATGTTCAAGCACTACAGGAATTGTTTGCTTTAGATGTTAACGACGAAGAAAAAAAATGCATAACTCGCTCGTAA